A window of Streptomyces sp. NBC_01142 genomic DNA:
TTGAGCGTCTTCAGATCGCGGGCATTGACGCCGATGATCTTCGCGCCGGCCTCCACGGCTCGCTCGACCTCGTCCTCGTCGTGCACCTCGACCAGCGGGGTGAGCCCGATCGACTCGGCACGCTCGATGAGCGAGACCAGGGCCTCCTGCTCGAGGGCGGCCACGATCAGCAGCACCAGATCGGCGCCGTAGGCCCGGGCCTCCCACAGCTGGTAGGCGGTGACGATGAAGTCCTTGCGCAGCAGGGGAACATCGACCTTGGCGCGTACGGCCTCGAGGTCGGCGAGCGATCCCCCGAAGCGGCGCTGCTCGGTCAGTACGGAGATGACGGCCGCGCCGCCCGCCTCATAGTCGGCGGCGAGCCCGGCCGGGTCGGCGATCGCGGCCAGCGCGCCCTTGGACGGGCTGGAACGCTTGACCTCGCAGATCACATGGACGCCCTCGGCGCGCAGCGCGGCGACGCCGTCCTTGGCCGCAGGAGCCTTCGCGGCCCGCTCCTTGAGCTCGTCGAGGCTGACGCGCGCCTGCCGCTCTGCGAGGTCGGCGCGTACGCCTTCGATGATCTCGTCGAGCACACTCACGCGAGCGGCCCCCTTCCGGGACGGTGGAGATGGATCAGGATCAGCCAATGTCGATGGTATCCGCAGGAGGGCGCAGGACCCGCATCCGGCTGACCGCTGTCCCACTACCTGGGACTTTACGGAGCCAGCGCGGAGCCGAATGGCAGGTTCCGGACCACGCTGAAGATCAGCAGAGCGCCTCCGAGCGACCACCACCAGACGGGTCCTGCAGTAATGCGCAGGGGCATGGCCCGTACGGCGTGAATCAGCCACATCACCCACACCACGGCGAAGACTCCGTAGCCGATGACAGCCACGGCGTTCGCGCCCAGTGCGGTGGCCAGATCGCCGTGGATGAAGGCGTGGGCGCTGCGCAGTCCGCCGCAGCCCGGGCAGTAGATCCCGGTGTAGCGGAGCAGCGGACAGACCGGGTAGTGGCCCGGCTCGTTGGGATCGACCGTGCCCACGTACGCGAAGGCCGCGGCGGCCCCGGCCAGGGTGGCCAGGGGCGTGGCCAGGCGACGCGCGAGCGGGGCGGGGCCGGGCCGGCGTGCGGGTGTGGGTGCGGCGGAGGAAGGCATGGCGTCCACCCGGTGATTCTCCCCGTTCATACGGAAAGGCGCAGCCCGGCAACGCCGGGCCGCGCCTTGCAACGCAAGCCGGACAGCAGGGTCAGGAAGACGCCTGCGCGGCGGCCGGCTGCGCGGTGGCCTGCTGCGCGGCGGCCGGCTGCGCGGTGGCCTGCGCCCGGCCGGCCTGCGCCCTGGCCCGCACCTGGGCCTCGGACTCCCGCGGCATGCCGAGACCGGCGGCCTTCATGGCCGCGCCGACGATGCCGCCGAGCAGGATGATGGCCAACCCGGCCACGAAGCCGAGCGGATTGGCCGCCACCATGAAGACGCCTGCGACGCAGAACCCGATGAAGGCGATGGTGACACCGGTCCAGGCGGCCGGGGTGTGTCCGTGGTTGCTGCCCGCCATGAGTTTGCTCCTCGTTGCTGATGCTGTGGGGTGAGCCTTTGCCCTGTGCTGAGCCGGATGCTCACATGACATTGTCCCGTACGCCGGGGCATGATCCGGTGTGGGGGCGGTCACGCTTCCCGCGTCGGGTCCTCGCCGCGGTCCAGGGCCTTCCAGAGGTCCTCGGGACGGTCCGGGTCGACGGCCGGGGCCTTGCGGGGGCGGGGGCTGCCGTCCCGCTCGTACCGGCCGGACATGGCGGGCCAGCTCTTGCCGAACCACAGCGCGAGCAGCCCGGCGAGCAGGATCAGCAGGCCGCCGACCGCGGCCACATAGGGCCAGGCGGTGTGGGTGAGCGCGTCGATCGCGGCGGCCGTGTCGCCGGTGGTCTTCGCGGCCTTCGCGTCCAGGGCCGCGCTGTCGGAGGCCCCGAGGAAGGCGGCGAGCGCCGCGCCCGCGCCACTCAGGGCGAGCAGGGCGGAGACGAGCAGCCGGCCCGCTCTGCGTACCGCGAAGACGGCGACGAGCGCGGCCAGGCCGACGATGGCGAGCGCCGTCGGGACACCGGTGACATCGCTGCCCTGGGCGTCGAGCGGCACGGCGCCGCCCCCGACGGCGGCCGTGCCCTCGGCCCAGATCTGGCCGGAGGCGAGGAGCACGACGGTCGCGCCGACGGCGCCGAGGAACAGGGCTGCGGCGAGGCTGCGGCGGCTGCTGGTGGCGGAGGCGGCTTCGGCACGGGGCTGGGGTACGGGTACAGCACTCACGTACCCCACTATCCCCTACCGCTCGCCGCGCTGTTGAGGCGGTTCGCGCTGTGTACGGCACGGAGCACCGCGGCCGCCTTGTTGCGGCACTCGGTGTCCTCTCCAACCGGGTCCGAGTCGGCCACGACACCCGCTCCGGCCTGTACGAATGCCGTGCCGTCGCGCAGCAGGGCGGTACGGATGGCGATCGCGGTGTCGGAGTCGCCGGCGAAGTCGAGATAGCCGACACAGCCGCCGTACAGTCCGCGCCGCGAGGGCTCCAGCTCGTCGATGATCTGCATCGCGCGGGGCTTGGGGGCGCCGGAGAGGGTGCCCGCGGGGAAGCAGGCGGTCAGTACGTCGAAGGCGGTACGGCCTCCGGCGACCCGGCCGGTCACGGTCGAGACGATGTGCATGACGTGGGAGTACCGCTCGACCGACATGAAGTCGACGACCTCGACGCTGCCCGGTTCGCAGACCCGGCCCAGGTCGTTGCGGCCGAGGTCGACCAGCATCAGATGCTCGGCGCGCTCCTTGGGGTCGGCCATCAGCTCTTCGGCGAGGGCCTGGTCCTCCTGCGGCGTGGCGCCGCGCGGCCGGGTCCCGGCGATCGGGTGGACCATGGCGTGCCCGTCCTCGACCTTG
This region includes:
- a CDS encoding HGxxPAAW family protein, yielding MAGSNHGHTPAAWTGVTIAFIGFCVAGVFMVAANPLGFVAGLAIILLGGIVGAAMKAAGLGMPRESEAQVRARAQAGRAQATAQPAAAQQATAQPAAAQASS
- a CDS encoding TIGR02234 family membrane protein; translation: MGYVSAVPVPQPRAEAASATSSRRSLAAALFLGAVGATVVLLASGQIWAEGTAAVGGGAVPLDAQGSDVTGVPTALAIVGLAALVAVFAVRRAGRLLVSALLALSGAGAALAAFLGASDSAALDAKAAKTTGDTAAAIDALTHTAWPYVAAVGGLLILLAGLLALWFGKSWPAMSGRYERDGSPRPRKAPAVDPDRPEDLWKALDRGEDPTREA
- a CDS encoding DUF2752 domain-containing protein, with translation MPSSAAPTPARRPGPAPLARRLATPLATLAGAAAAFAYVGTVDPNEPGHYPVCPLLRYTGIYCPGCGGLRSAHAFIHGDLATALGANAVAVIGYGVFAVVWVMWLIHAVRAMPLRITAGPVWWWSLGGALLIFSVVRNLPFGSALAP
- the trpC gene encoding indole-3-glycerol phosphate synthase TrpC, with protein sequence MSVLDEIIEGVRADLAERQARVSLDELKERAAKAPAAKDGVAALRAEGVHVICEVKRSSPSKGALAAIADPAGLAADYEAGGAAVISVLTEQRRFGGSLADLEAVRAKVDVPLLRKDFIVTAYQLWEARAYGADLVLLIVAALEQEALVSLIERAESIGLTPLVEVHDEDEVERAVEAGAKIIGVNARDLKTLKVDRSTFERIAPEIPAHIVKIAESGVRGPHDLIAYANAGADAVLVGESLVTGRDPKSAVADLVAAGAHPALRHGRS